In Flavobacteriaceae bacterium, the following proteins share a genomic window:
- a CDS encoding SDR family oxidoreductase translates to MSKVVLITGGSSGIGKSIGEHLIKKGLTVYGTSRNPQNYPDSKFKIIALDVCNNESIQNCVREVIKFEERLDIVINNAGAGITGPIEEIPEVEIKRNFETNLFGPINVIKAVLPQMRKQNSGLIINITSIAGYMGLPYRGVYSASKGALELITEAFRMEIKNFNIEMTNVAPGDFATNIAAGRYHEPLKDDSPYKIPYGNTLKLMDNHVNSGSNPNLMAEVVYKIINTKNPKIHYKVGVFLQKFSVVLKRILPSKVYEKMLLKHYKL, encoded by the coding sequence ATGTCTAAAGTAGTTTTAATAACTGGAGGATCTTCCGGAATTGGTAAATCTATAGGAGAGCATTTAATAAAAAAAGGATTAACTGTTTATGGAACAAGTAGAAACCCTCAAAATTATCCTGATAGTAAATTTAAAATTATTGCTTTAGATGTTTGCAATAATGAAAGTATACAGAATTGTGTTAGAGAAGTTATCAAATTTGAAGAGCGATTAGATATTGTTATTAATAATGCAGGAGCTGGGATCACAGGACCTATTGAAGAAATTCCAGAAGTTGAGATTAAACGCAATTTTGAAACAAATCTTTTTGGACCAATTAACGTCATAAAAGCAGTTTTGCCTCAAATGCGTAAACAGAATTCAGGTTTAATTATAAACATTACTTCAATTGCAGGTTATATGGGTTTACCATATCGTGGTGTGTATAGTGCTAGTAAGGGTGCTTTAGAATTAATAACTGAAGCATTTAGAATGGAGATTAAAAATTTTAATATTGAGATGACTAATGTTGCACCAGGAGATTTTGCTACTAATATTGCTGCTGGTCGTTATCACGAACCCTTAAAAGATGATTCACCATATAAAATACCTTATGGAAATACTTTAAAGCTTATGGATAACCATGTTAATAGTGGTAGCAATCCAAATTTAATGGCAGAAGTTGTGTACAAAATTATAAATACAAAAAATCCTAAGATCCATTATAAAGTGGGAGTGTTTTTACAGAAATTCTCAGTTGTATTAAAACGTATCTTACCGAGTAAAGTATATGAGAAAATGCTTTTAAAACATTATAAGTTATAG
- a CDS encoding acyl-CoA thioesterase — MRAYEILKIVTKDDLDNLNHVNNVRYVQWVQDIAEQHWFHNAFKEINMHYFWVMTSHFIEYKASAILNDEIRLKTYVIKSEGVISTRIVEMYNNATNRLLVKSETKWCFIDIQTKRPTRIPKEIITLFD; from the coding sequence ATGAGAGCATACGAAATTCTTAAAATTGTTACTAAAGATGATTTAGATAATCTCAATCACGTTAACAATGTACGCTATGTACAATGGGTGCAAGATATTGCGGAACAGCATTGGTTTCATAATGCATTTAAAGAAATTAACATGCATTACTTTTGGGTAATGACTAGTCATTTTATTGAATATAAGGCATCTGCTATTTTAAACGATGAAATTAGATTAAAAACTTATGTCATCAAATCTGAAGGTGTTATATCTACTAGAATTGTAGAAATGTACAATAATGCAACAAATAGATTATTGGTAAAATCTGAAACCAAATGGTGTTTTATAGATATACAAACCAAACGTCCTACAAGAATACCTAAGGAAATTATAACATTATTTGATTAA
- the fsa gene encoding fructose-6-phosphate aldolase, protein MKFFIDTANLEQIKEAEGLGVLDGVTTNPSLMAKEGITGKDNIINHYKAICDIVEGDVSAEVISTDFEGMVKEGEELAALNPQIVVKLPMIKDGVKAAKYFKDKGIKTNVTLVFSAGQALLAAKAGATYVSPFIGRLDDISTDGLNLIAEIRQIYDNYGFETQILAASVRHTMHVIDCAKLGADVMTGPLSSIEGLLRHPLTDIGLAKFLADYKKGN, encoded by the coding sequence ATGAAATTTTTTATTGATACAGCTAACTTAGAGCAAATTAAAGAAGCAGAAGGTCTTGGAGTTCTTGATGGGGTTACTACAAATCCATCATTAATGGCCAAAGAAGGGATTACTGGAAAAGATAACATTATAAATCATTATAAAGCTATCTGTGATATTGTTGAAGGTGATGTATCTGCCGAAGTTATTTCAACAGACTTTGAAGGAATGGTAAAAGAAGGAGAAGAATTAGCAGCATTAAACCCTCAAATTGTAGTAAAATTACCAATGATAAAAGATGGTGTAAAGGCTGCAAAATATTTTAAAGATAAAGGAATTAAAACAAACGTAACATTAGTGTTTTCTGCAGGGCAAGCTTTGCTAGCAGCTAAAGCTGGTGCTACTTATGTATCTCCTTTTATTGGGCGTTTGGATGACATATCCACAGACGGATTAAATTTAATTGCAGAAATTCGTCAGATTTATGATAATTATGGTTTTGAAACTCAGATTCTTGCTGCCTCAGTTCGTCATACAATGCATGTAATAGATTGTGCTAAACTTGGTGCTGACGTAATGACTGGACCTTTGAGTTCTATCGAAGGATTATTACGTCACCCACTTACAGATATTGGTTTAGCTAAGTTTTTAGCAGATTACAAAAAAGGGAATTAG
- a CDS encoding glutaminyl-peptide cyclotransferase: protein MRFFKFLTVILLTSIFFSCGSNSANKVLSDFSITTNTKGNTHTISAGETLTISINNPKNHTIESIEYTLNGKKIENKLPLNNIKLGRQIIEATVHYNGQTQTAKQTVTILSNITPKIYSFKIINEYPHDITSFTQGLEFYNGDLYEGTGQPKESKLRKINYKTGEVLKNIDLADEYFGEGITVLNNNIYQLTWKHNIGFIYDVTTFKKKSSFKYNQSKEGWGLCNDGDVIYKSDGTEKIWILDPETLVEKEYIEAYTNNGRVNELNELEWVNGKIYANRWQLDGVAIINPINGAVEGVIDFSSLKEKVTQHENLDVLNGIAYNSDTNTLFVTGKYWDKIFEVEVIKN, encoded by the coding sequence ATGCGATTTTTTAAATTTCTAACAGTCATATTATTAACCTCAATATTCTTTTCTTGTGGAAGTAATTCTGCCAATAAAGTATTAAGTGATTTTTCGATCACAACAAACACTAAAGGAAATACACATACAATTAGTGCAGGCGAAACACTTACTATTTCTATAAATAATCCAAAAAACCATACTATAGAATCGATTGAATATACACTTAATGGAAAGAAAATTGAAAATAAGCTACCACTTAATAATATCAAATTAGGGAGGCAAATTATTGAAGCGACTGTTCATTATAATGGTCAAACACAAACAGCAAAGCAAACTGTAACTATATTAAGTAATATCACTCCTAAAATTTATAGTTTCAAAATTATAAATGAATATCCTCATGATATTACTTCCTTTACACAAGGCTTAGAGTTTTATAATGGTGATTTATATGAAGGAACTGGGCAACCTAAGGAATCTAAGCTTAGAAAAATAAATTATAAAACAGGTGAAGTTTTAAAAAACATTGATTTAGCAGATGAGTATTTTGGAGAAGGAATAACTGTTTTAAATAATAATATTTATCAATTAACTTGGAAACACAATATTGGTTTTATCTATGATGTTACTACATTCAAAAAGAAAAGTAGTTTTAAGTATAATCAAAGTAAAGAAGGCTGGGGGTTATGTAATGATGGTGATGTAATTTATAAAAGCGATGGTACTGAAAAAATTTGGATACTAGACCCAGAAACTTTAGTCGAAAAAGAATATATTGAAGCTTATACTAATAATGGTAGAGTAAATGAGCTCAACGAATTAGAATGGGTAAACGGTAAAATTTACGCGAACAGATGGCAGTTAGATGGGGTTGCAATTATTAACCCCATAAATGGTGCTGTAGAAGGTGTTATTGATTTTTCTTCGCTTAAAGAAAAAGTTACTCAACATGAAAATCTAGATGTCTTAAACGGTATTGCATACAATTCAGACACAAACACTCTTTTTGTAACAGGGAAATATTGGGATAAAATTTTTGAGGTTGAAGTTATAAAAAACTGA